One genomic segment of Mycolicibacterium neworleansense includes these proteins:
- a CDS encoding TetR/AcrR family transcriptional regulator yields MPRIGEPRPAAEPSSELQQERREAILRAAAVLGALRPVDQVQMQEVAKSAGVALGTLYRYFPSKTHLFLAVMADRVAGMQEGIHRRATPSGTAADRVFDVLMRATRTMLRQPHLSATMLNALNAADGTVVAEVGRIDQLVRAMLLDASGVNDPSPQQVSLVRLVQQTWHGILQSSLNGRMSAAEAQYSLKTACTLLLAPL; encoded by the coding sequence TTGCCGAGGATCGGGGAACCACGCCCTGCCGCCGAGCCCAGCTCGGAACTCCAGCAGGAGCGGCGAGAGGCGATCCTGCGCGCAGCCGCGGTACTGGGCGCCCTGCGGCCGGTCGACCAGGTCCAGATGCAGGAGGTCGCGAAGTCGGCCGGCGTGGCCCTGGGCACGCTGTACCGGTACTTCCCCTCCAAGACGCACCTGTTCTTGGCCGTGATGGCAGACCGGGTCGCGGGCATGCAGGAGGGCATCCACCGCCGGGCCACCCCGTCAGGGACGGCGGCCGACCGGGTCTTCGACGTACTGATGCGGGCCACGCGCACGATGCTGCGCCAACCCCACCTGAGCGCCACAATGCTCAACGCACTCAACGCCGCCGATGGGACGGTGGTCGCCGAGGTGGGCCGGATCGATCAGCTGGTGCGCGCGATGCTGCTGGACGCTTCAGGCGTGAATGACCCTAGCCCCCAACAGGTCTCGCTGGTACGCCTGGTCCAGCAGACCTGGCACGGCATCCTGCAGTCCAGCCTCAACGGGCGGATGTCGGCCGCCGAGGCTCAGTACAGCCTCAAGACGGCCTGCACGCTGCTGCTCGCGCCGTTGTGA
- a CDS encoding SulP family inorganic anion transporter: MSVGRARQMWVPGLAQFTGYQRSWLRGDMLAGVTVAAYLVPQVMAYATVAGLPPVAGLWAALVPMAVYAVLGSSRQLSVGPESTTALMTATALAPLTIVDPARYAAMSAVLALLVGAICLAAGLCRLGFLADLLSRPVLVGYMTGVAVIMISGQLGKVTGENVTGDEFIDQVRSFVMELPSLHVPTVILSATVLVLLLVLHRIAPRFPGPLVAVLAATAVVWLFSLQNKGIRVVGAIPAGLPEPGLPPVAMTELIGLVIPAVGIAVVAFSDNALTARTFAARKGEAIDANAELRALGVCNLTTGVTQGFPVSSSGSRTALGDTVGSRTQLYSLVMLATVLLVMLAGRDLLENFPMAALGALVVYAALRLIDVAEFRRLARFRRSELILAVATTVAVLGIGVLYGVLVAIALSLMDALRRIARPHDSVLGYVPGIAGMHDVDDYPDAEAVPGLVVYRYDAPLFFANAEDFRQRALAAVEEADGPVEWFVLNAEAQVDPDLTAVDALEQLRRDLTARGMVFAMARVKSDLRDDLVAAGFLDRVGVDRIFPTLPTAVEAFRNRQGE, encoded by the coding sequence ATGAGCGTTGGTCGCGCACGCCAAATGTGGGTCCCCGGTCTGGCGCAGTTCACCGGCTACCAGCGGTCCTGGCTGCGCGGGGACATGCTGGCCGGAGTGACGGTCGCGGCATACCTGGTGCCGCAGGTGATGGCCTACGCGACGGTGGCAGGCCTGCCGCCGGTCGCGGGGTTGTGGGCCGCGCTGGTGCCGATGGCGGTCTATGCCGTGCTGGGCTCGTCGCGGCAACTGTCGGTCGGGCCGGAATCCACCACGGCGCTCATGACGGCCACCGCGTTGGCTCCACTGACCATCGTGGACCCGGCTCGCTACGCCGCGATGTCAGCGGTGCTGGCGCTGCTGGTAGGGGCGATCTGCCTGGCGGCCGGTCTGTGCCGGCTGGGGTTCCTCGCCGACCTGCTGTCACGTCCGGTCCTGGTCGGCTACATGACCGGGGTGGCGGTCATCATGATCAGCGGCCAGCTGGGCAAGGTCACCGGTGAGAATGTCACCGGGGACGAGTTCATCGACCAGGTCCGTTCTTTCGTCATGGAACTGCCGTCGTTGCACGTGCCGACGGTGATCTTGTCGGCCACGGTGCTGGTGCTGCTGCTGGTGCTGCACCGGATCGCTCCGCGGTTCCCCGGGCCGCTGGTGGCGGTGCTGGCCGCGACGGCGGTGGTGTGGCTTTTCTCGTTGCAGAACAAAGGTATTCGGGTGGTCGGGGCCATCCCGGCGGGTTTACCCGAACCCGGCCTTCCGCCGGTGGCGATGACGGAGCTGATCGGCCTGGTGATCCCCGCCGTCGGTATCGCGGTCGTGGCGTTCTCCGACAACGCCCTGACGGCGCGCACCTTCGCGGCGCGCAAGGGAGAGGCCATCGACGCCAACGCCGAACTGCGCGCCTTGGGTGTGTGCAACCTGACAACAGGTGTCACGCAGGGCTTTCCGGTCAGTTCCAGCGGTAGCCGTACGGCGCTCGGCGACACCGTGGGCAGCCGCACGCAGCTGTACTCGCTGGTGATGCTCGCGACGGTGTTGTTGGTGATGCTTGCCGGGCGCGACCTGCTGGAAAATTTCCCTATGGCCGCGCTGGGCGCTCTCGTGGTCTACGCCGCGCTGCGGCTGATCGACGTGGCGGAGTTCCGGCGGCTGGCCCGGTTCCGCCGCAGCGAGCTGATCCTGGCGGTGGCCACCACGGTCGCGGTGCTGGGCATCGGCGTGCTGTACGGAGTGCTCGTGGCGATCGCGCTGTCACTGATGGACGCGCTGCGGCGGATAGCCCGTCCGCATGACAGTGTGCTCGGCTATGTCCCCGGGATCGCCGGGATGCACGACGTCGACGACTATCCGGACGCCGAGGCGGTTCCGGGGCTGGTCGTCTACCGCTACGACGCTCCGCTGTTCTTCGCCAACGCCGAGGATTTCCGTCAACGCGCCCTGGCCGCTGTCGAGGAGGCCGACGGTCCGGTCGAATGGTTCGTGCTCAACGCCGAGGCTCAGGTGGATCCGGATCTGACTGCGGTCGACGCGCTCGAGCAGCTACGCCGCGATCTGACTGCCCGTGGCATGGTGTTCGCGATGGCCCGGGTCAAGTCGGATCTGCGTGATGACCTGGTGGCGGCGGGCTTTCTCGACCGGGTCGGTGTCGACCGGATCTTTCCCACCCTGCCGACCGCGGTCGAAGCGTTCCGAAACCGTCAGGGCGAGTAG
- a CDS encoding uracil-xanthine permease family protein has translation MTLLSWKYVETRTDDDFVVNPGERLDWASTIGIGAQHVVAMFGATFLVPVLTGFPPATTLLFSGVGTILFLLITGNRLPSYLGSSFSVIAPVTAAVASHGTGSALGGLIAVGLLLIIIGAVVHLVGTHWIDVALPPVVTGAIVALIGFNLAPAAKSNFEQGPLVGLVTLVLLVVTLAFFKGLIGRLAIFGAVVTGYVVALIRGDVDTAAIAAAPWLGLPEFHTPTFNLAVLPLFLPAVIALVAENIGHVKSVGQMTGTDLDPLIGRALAADGVATVLAGAGGGSATTTYAENIGVMAATRVYSTAAYWVAATVAIALSLCPKVGAAISAIPPGVLGGATIVLYGLVGILGVRIWLTNHVDFSKPVNQMTAAIPLIIGIADFTWQLGSLTFTGIALGSIAALLVFHGMKLLEYLGDLVGPRSPERSPRD, from the coding sequence GTGACCTTGCTGAGTTGGAAGTATGTCGAGACCCGTACCGACGACGACTTCGTCGTCAACCCCGGGGAACGGCTCGATTGGGCCAGCACCATCGGAATCGGGGCCCAGCACGTGGTGGCCATGTTCGGCGCCACGTTCCTGGTGCCGGTGCTCACCGGTTTTCCGCCCGCCACCACGCTGCTGTTCTCCGGCGTCGGCACGATTCTGTTCCTGCTCATCACCGGAAACCGGTTGCCGAGCTACCTCGGGTCGAGTTTCTCGGTGATCGCCCCGGTGACCGCGGCGGTGGCCTCGCACGGAACCGGAAGCGCACTCGGCGGTTTGATCGCGGTCGGGCTGTTGCTGATCATCATCGGCGCGGTGGTGCACTTGGTCGGCACCCATTGGATTGATGTGGCACTGCCTCCGGTGGTGACCGGTGCCATCGTCGCGCTGATCGGTTTCAACCTCGCACCGGCCGCCAAGTCCAATTTCGAGCAGGGCCCGCTGGTCGGGCTGGTCACGCTGGTCCTGCTGGTCGTCACGCTGGCGTTTTTCAAGGGATTGATCGGAAGGCTGGCGATCTTCGGCGCGGTGGTGACCGGCTATGTCGTGGCGCTGATCCGCGGCGACGTCGACACCGCGGCGATCGCGGCGGCACCGTGGCTGGGGCTGCCCGAATTCCACACCCCGACGTTCAACCTGGCGGTGCTGCCGCTGTTCCTGCCCGCGGTGATCGCGCTGGTCGCCGAGAACATCGGGCACGTCAAGTCGGTCGGGCAGATGACCGGCACCGATCTGGATCCGCTGATCGGCCGGGCACTGGCTGCCGACGGGGTGGCCACCGTGCTGGCCGGCGCCGGCGGCGGTTCGGCCACCACCACCTACGCGGAGAACATCGGGGTGATGGCGGCCACCCGTGTCTACTCGACCGCTGCCTACTGGGTGGCCGCCACGGTGGCGATCGCATTGTCGTTGTGTCCCAAGGTCGGCGCGGCAATCTCGGCGATCCCGCCGGGGGTGCTGGGCGGGGCCACGATCGTGCTCTACGGCCTGGTCGGGATCCTGGGGGTGCGGATCTGGCTGACCAACCACGTGGACTTCTCCAAGCCGGTCAACCAGATGACCGCGGCCATCCCGCTGATCATCGGGATCGCCGACTTCACCTGGCAGCTCGGCTCTTTGACGTTCACCGGGATCGCGCTGGGGTCCATCGCAGCGCTGCTGGTCTTTCACGGCATGAAGTTGTTGGAGTACCTCGGCGACCTGGTCGGGCCTAGGAGCCCAGAGCGTTCACCACGCGACTGA
- a CDS encoding NAD(P)/FAD-dependent oxidoreductase, producing MIDLLVAGGGPAGLATAVHAARAGLEAVVVERRQGPIDKACGEGLMPHSVRQLQRLGAEVEGRAFQGIRYLDGHRTAEARFRDGAGRGVRRTVLHAALSEAAASAGVRVVHGEVGPVAQDSTSVSAAGFRARYLAAADGLHSPIRRSLGLSAGEGRRRRWGIRRHVQIAPWSDCVEVYWGPDAEAYVTPVGENCVGVAILTSVRGGFDEHLAAFPLLAERIQGLEHGHDRAAGPLRQKVRNRSAGRVLLVGDAAGYVDALTGEGMGLAFGAAELLVRCVRADRPGDYDRQWRAMTRRYRLLTAALLHGSGFGPVRACITPASAALPSVFSRVVNALGS from the coding sequence GTGATCGACCTGCTCGTCGCTGGCGGCGGACCGGCGGGGCTGGCCACCGCGGTGCACGCGGCGCGTGCCGGGCTGGAGGCGGTGGTGGTGGAACGCCGCCAAGGCCCGATCGACAAGGCCTGCGGCGAGGGGCTGATGCCGCACTCGGTTCGGCAACTGCAGCGGCTGGGGGCGGAGGTCGAGGGCCGCGCATTTCAGGGCATCCGGTATCTGGACGGGCACCGCACCGCGGAAGCCAGGTTCCGTGACGGGGCGGGCCGCGGTGTGCGTCGTACGGTGCTGCACGCCGCACTGTCGGAGGCCGCCGCGTCAGCCGGGGTCCGCGTGGTCCACGGTGAGGTGGGCCCGGTGGCCCAGGACTCGACATCGGTGAGCGCGGCCGGTTTTCGGGCCCGGTACCTGGCCGCCGCCGATGGCCTGCATTCACCGATCCGCCGCTCGCTGGGGCTCAGTGCGGGTGAGGGCAGGCGGCGCCGCTGGGGAATCCGCCGTCATGTCCAGATCGCCCCGTGGTCCGATTGTGTCGAGGTGTACTGGGGGCCGGATGCCGAGGCGTACGTGACGCCGGTCGGTGAGAACTGTGTCGGGGTGGCGATCCTGACCTCGGTGCGCGGTGGCTTCGATGAGCATCTGGCCGCATTTCCGTTGCTGGCCGAGCGGATTCAAGGTCTCGAGCACGGTCATGACCGGGCCGCCGGGCCGCTGCGGCAGAAGGTCCGCAACCGGAGCGCCGGCCGGGTGCTGTTGGTCGGTGACGCGGCCGGCTACGTGGATGCGCTGACCGGCGAGGGGATGGGTCTGGCGTTCGGTGCGGCCGAACTTCTGGTGCGGTGTGTGCGTGCCGACCGGCCCGGTGACTACGACCGGCAGTGGCGTGCGATGACCCGGCGCTATCGGTTACTCACCGCAGCCCTGTTGCACGGCAGCGGTTTCGGCCCGGTTCGGGCCTGCATCACCCCGGCGTCGGCGGCGCTGCCCTCGGTGTTCAGTCGCGTGGTGAACGCTCTGGGCTCCTAG